In the Quercus lobata isolate SW786 chromosome 5, ValleyOak3.0 Primary Assembly, whole genome shotgun sequence genome, one interval contains:
- the LOC115990769 gene encoding glycine, alanine and asparagine-rich protein-like: MNKILQIVLVAAILPSFLVVAVAVSLLCYCYRDKIEQIIEHIEERDQVAHDKGDALDVEEGGGGHGGDESNGHGGSGSDGMDGRSEHGGGNGDGEEGRAAHGRDGSGGEDSSDANGGDGSANGGDNDEGDNNGGHGGGGNDRNGRGEGDGEEGTSGSWEVVFVFLFSFLLHNIEVLL, from the coding sequence ATGAATAAGATTCTACAAATTGTGCTTGTTGCTGCAATATTACCTAGTTTTTTAGTGGTAGCTGTTGCTGTTAGCCTCCTATGTTATTGCTACCGTGACAAGATAGAACAAATTATTGAGCACATTGAGGAGAGAGATCAGGTTGCACATGACAAAGGAGATGCCCTTGATGTAGAGGAGGGGGGTGGTGGACATGGAGGGGACGAGAGCAATGGACATGGAGGAAGTGGCAGCGATGGAATGGATGGAAGGAGTGAACATGGAGGAGGCAATGGTGATGGAGAGGAAGGGAGAGCTGCACATGGAAGAGATGGCAGTGGGGGAGAGGATAGTAGTGATGCAAATGGAGGGGATGGGAGTGCTAATGGAGGGGACAATGATGAAGGGGATAACAATGGTGGACATGGAGGAGGAGGCAATGATAGAAATGGAAGAGGTGAAGGTGATGGAGAGGAGGGGACTAGTGGATCATGGGAGGTAgtctttgtatttttattttcatttcttttacaTAATATAGAAGTTCTACTCTAG